The bacterium sequence TACTCAAGCGGATCCTGGATAAACTGAAAACCGGGAATACCGACAGCGTCAAATGAAAGATGGTCGGTTCCGCTGGTATTTCGAATCGTGATTGTTTCCGCTTTCAAATCGGCAAACGGTTCAAACCATTCTTTGAAGATCGGCCGGGTCATGTCATTCCCCTGCAAATAAATCCCGCGTATGCGTCCGGTTCCATTATCGAGATTAAAATAACCGGAAATTTTTGCGTGTTCCGGATGCAGTTTCATCGTAACCGGATCTGCAAAATGTTTTGCCACATAACCGCGAGAACCATACAGAGCTTGTTCTTCTCCACCCCATAGACCCATCCTGACGGTGCGGTCCATTTTCAAGTTGAGCGTTTTGAGAACGCGCATGGCCTCCAGCACAACTGCGCAGCCGGCGGCATTATCCGTTGCTCCGGTTCCGGAATGCCAGGAATCCAGATGCGCTCCCAGAATCACAACCTCTTGCTTTTTACTGCCACCGGGGATTTCCGCAATCACGTTCCAACCTTCGACCTCTTCCGGTGGAAAATCGACGTTCATTTCCATCTCCACCACAACCGGAATGTTCTTCTCAACCAGTCGAACGATGCGTCCATATTGTTCGCGTTGAACGGCAATGGAAGCGATCGAAGCAGGACTCGTTGCTTTGTGAGAGCCCGCTTCGATTGCGTAAAAAGTCCCACCGATTCCTCGTGAGCTCATCGTAAAATTTGCGACAGCGCCCTCTTCGCGCAGGAATATGATTAGAGTGTCCAGGGCCTTCTGTTGCTGTTCCCAAAAATCCGCTTCGATTTCCAGCGGCAGGCTGTCCATAAAGCGGTCCCGCTCTTTTGGATCCTCCGGGAGACTGGTTATTGGCCATTGAATCGCATCAAAAGGATACGGCTGCTCGTGCTCACTCACTGAAGAAAGATCCTCTTCATCATATCTCTCGCTGGGAGAAGCGGTGGGTTGGTCATGAGATCTGCGCGGGTCAGTCAGAACGATCTTTCCACGGAATTTGCCTTTGTTTTTCTGCGCATATTGTTTTACCCGCTCAATGACTTTCGATGGATCCCTCCGCATATCATCTTCCCATGGAAAAAATACGGGCGCATAAACCACTTCGGCCTTGATTCTTCCGGCCGTTCCTTCTGACCATGCATGTGGAAAACCGGAAATCGGTGTGTAAAACGGTTGTACGATATGAGCTTCAAACTTTTTCAACGACCAGCCTCGTCCGAATTTTCCCCAGGATTCTAAACCGGCACTGGTAATACCCCATTCCTTCAGCTTTCCTACAGCCCAATCTGCCGCCGATTTGTATTCCGGAGAACCACTCAATCGCGGACCATTTAAGTCCGTCAAAGAAAACATGTGGTCCATCACCTTTCCGTTTTGAAAAGATTCCTTCTTGATTTGATGCACTACGGATAAATCCACTTCTTCAGCCGATTGAGCAAACACGGCCAGTCCCAACATCAGACAGCAAATCGCTTTCTTCATTACCTTCTCCAAAATGATTTCACTGCAAACGCAACGTGGTATTGTTTCTCCCCCTTATCAAGGGAGAGGAGTCAATGAATATTCACAAACCATTAGCACCGCACCCGCAAGACTTGGGGAAGTAGCTCGATCCTGACCGGAAGGCGTCCCGGAGTCTCACCATCCACTTCCAAAAGAATGTTATCCGTTTGGCGAACCGGAAGGGCCCGAATCGTTCGACCTTGAATTAATGCCATCTTTTCCATCGAAAGATGAGTTCCCGAATAGAGCCGGTAAGATTTTAGCAGTAACTCCATTGCGTGCATGTCCCCCGCGATCACCACATCAAAAAGACCATCATTTAGTTTTGCGTCCGGAGCGATGCGCATGCCGCCACCAAAAGATGGGCCATTCGCAACGCACACGATGATGATTTTGATTCTTTTCGGAGTCTGATCATCCACCTGCAAGGATATCTCAGGCGTTTCAAAGTTCATCATGGTGCGCATCGTTGCGGTCGCATAAGTGAGAGTGCCTCCAAGCAATTTTCCGGAGCGATTCGCGCGGCTGGCAACAGCGCCGCTCATCCCGAACGAAGCGGTATTCACGAAAAATCGCGTGCGCTCATTTCCCTGATGATCGACGTACGCTAACTTTCCCGCATCCATCAGATGGTCTTGAGCATTCCTTAAATGTTTGGTCGCTTCCACAAAACCGGCAGGTATTTTGAGTGTGCGACGAAAATCACCGCCGCTTCCACCGGGCAACAGTCCCAGTGCAGTACCTGATGTTGCTTTGAGAATTCCGTTGGCAACTTCCGAAACCGTTCCATCACCTCCCACTGCAACAATGAGCTCTCGCCCTTTTCTGGCCTGCTCCTCCGCAAGCTCCATCCCGTGCCCGGGTTCCTTCGTGAATTCGCACTCGAACGGCCCGAAATGCGTACGGATCGCATCCGCGTGAGAAGCCCACCGGCGCTCCGTCATACCGCGCCCTGATTTCGGATTTACTATGATGTAGGGAAGATGTGACATCATGGATCGATCGGATTATTCTAATACGAAGTAGCGCGGACGTCCCGTCTGCGCAAATCTCGCCGGCGAGACGCCCGAGCTACTTTGCATTGGGAGGGTTTGATGTACGAGATTGGAATGGAAATAGAAGCCTGGTGCGGGCAATGCAAGGTCTATCGGCGTTCTGCGATAACAACCTTGAATGCGGACGGTTCCATTGACCGTGTCTCGTGTCTCTACTGCAACTCGTCACGCAATTACCGGCCCCCGGCAGATGAAAAAGCTTCTGAGCCATCGGAACCGGTCACGGTCGAGGAAGATCACCTGACGGCGCTCATCAGAGCAGTATTACGGGAAGAGCTCGAACTCGGTTCATCGAAAATTGCCGAAAAATGGATTGGCGGTAAGCTCATTCTGCGTCCCGGAAAACCCGGATTGCAAGAAAAGGAAGTGCCCATCGACGCCTTCTTCCACAAAATTATTATGCTGCGAGACCGGCTTCGGGTGCTGGAACAGCAGATCAATGCAAACGACAAACTATCAGAGCCGGAAAAAATCCAGTTTCAACAGTACATAACGCGATGTTATGGTAGTCTGACCACTTTCAATATATTTTTTAAAGAGCAGAAAGATCAGTTCGTGGGCCAGAAATCTGATTAAATAACCGCCAAGGCGCCAAGACGCCAAGAATATATTTAAAGATTTCTTGGCTTAACTTGGCGAACTTCGCGCCTTGGCGTTTAAATTTAAAATCGTGCTAAGATGTGACACGAAATGCACAGAGATAAGATCATCATCAAAGGGCTACATTGTTCGGTCCGGCTTGGAGTCAAGAAGGAAGAACAGGAAGTCAAACGGAACTGCGAGCTGGATTTCTGGATCTATTACGATCTTTCGGCTGCAGGACGTTCCGATGATCTCGATCTAACTGTCAATTACAGCAAAGTCATCGACATCGTGCAGAGCCTATCGCAGACCGTCCAATACAAGCTTCTTGAATCTTTTGCCTTTCGCCTGTTTGAAGAGATTTTCCGGAACACAACCGCGCGCAGGATCCGTTTGCGAGTTAAGAAAATGAATCCTCCAATCGAGGCCCGGTTTCAATACGTGGGTGTCGAGCTTGTTCGCAACAGGGAAGAATTTATCCGGGAAGAAGGAAAATGAAGTTGATTCAAACACCGCAACCGGCCCGTTTAAAAGAAGTACCGCGCGCGTCTCACCCTCAGATTGCGATTGACGAAGCTGGCGAGACACTGGGAGTGCAGCCGCATTGGATTCGCGGGAAAGCTTTGATTTTCTGGGATCCCAAACGGCCTGATAAGAAATTGGATGCGATTGATACCGATCAAATCACGCCCGCCAAATACTGCGTGTCGGAAACACTCGATCAGCTGGATGAAAAGTGGAAGGAGGGGGCGTTCCGTTATTTAATGCCGGAATTTCGCGAAAGAGTTCATCGCGGCGAAACATTTCTGATCGCAGGAGATCGATTCGGCATCGGATCCTCCCGTGAAATGAGTCCTGCGGGACTCAAAGCTGTTGCGGAAGAAGTAGGCAAAGAACTTGTCATCGTTTGCGGGCACAACATGGGCGATATTTTCCGGCGCAATGCGTTCAACCTGGGTCTTGAAGTTGTGCAGTGTCCGGAAGCTGTCGAAGATGCGCAAGAGGGTGACGATCTTGCGTTTGATGTGACGAGCCGGAAACTGATCAATGAAACTCAAAAGAAACAATATGAGTCGGTTCCGCTTACTCCGAAAGAAGATGAGATCCGGCGCACCGGTGGAATTTTTGTAATGGGGCGTCGCGAGTTCGCAGAATCCGCGCGCACCGCGCCACGCATAGAGTGGCCGGATCCCCACATCGCGCGTGGCTTAACGACCACGGAACAAATTGTCTGGGCACATCGCGTGGATAAGAGCGCGGAAGTCCAACCGGGCGCCACTCTTCGAGTTTATGCTGACCTGCTTCCGGCCTCCGATGGAACTGCGCCCTTTGCCATTCATACTTTCAATCAGATCACAGGCGGAAACAGAATCTATCCGCGCCAGGCGGCGGTAGCAAACGATCATTTTGTTTTTACCGGCAAACAAGAAGACGAAAATCAGACTTCCATATCGCGCGCGTTTGCTGAATTGAATGAAATGAAGAAGCCGTACTATGCAACGCCAGGCGATGGCATTTTTCATTTCTATTTTCCTGAACAGGGGCTCGTGGTTCCAGGCCAATTCATTCCGGGCGCTGATTCGCACAGTCGCGCATATGGAGCGTATGGCGCGGTGGGTTATGGAGTTGGCTCTACGACTCTCGGTTTTGGCTGGTCTACAGGTTACGTTTACTTCACGCTAGCGAAAGCGCGACGCGTTGTTTTCTCGGGACGATTGCAGCCGTGGGTCAGTGGAAAGGATATTGTGTTGAAACTGCTGGAGCGATGGGGAACAAAACAATCACAGGGAATGTCGGTGGAATTTGTGGACACCGAAAAACAATTGCCCGTTGCGTATCGAAACACGATTGCAAACATGATGGCGGAAGCCGAAGCACAAAATGGAATTTTCGTGGCAGATGAAATTACTTATGAGTGGTACAGGTCCAAAGGTATGCTGGAGCTTCCCCATCCTCACGTCCAACCGGGTGAGAATGCGCATTATGAAATCAATGAAATCCTGGATCTATCAGATGTAGTTCCGATGATTGCAAAACCTTATAGCCCAGGAAACGCATTTCCTGCCGAAGAAGTGGCGCGCGAAAAGATTCCGTTTGACAAGGCTTACATCGGCTCCTGCACCAACGGCAGCTATGATGATCTTTTGCAGGCTGCGCTGGTGCTGTTTGCCGCGCGCAAAACCGGAGTCAAACAGGCCGCCCGGGATTTTGTAATTTTTCCAGGATCACGCGGCGTGAAAGTAGCGATTGAAAATCCGGATCCGCGTCTTGATGGAGAATCGATCGCGCAAGTGTTGCGCTCGGTGGGAGGGTTGATCCGGGATTCCTGGTGCGGTCCTTGCTTCGGACAGGGTGAAGACGCCTTGAAAAAGGGCGAACGCGCAATCACTTCTTTCAACCGCAACTGGCAAAATAGAATGGGAGTCGGCGGTGAAGGGTTTCTGGCGAGTCCAGCCGTTGTTGCCGCATCCGCGCTGCTCGGCTACATGGCCCCACCGAGCGAACTTCGAATAGCGTGGGACCCTGCACTCTACGGCGTTTAAACAGAGTAGCGCGGGCGTCCCGCCTGCGTAATTTTGGAGGTTTTATGCCTATCGAATCCATCAATCCAGCCACCGGCGAACTGATCCGCAGTTATCCTGAAATGACTCCACAACAGTTCAACGAAATCATCGAATCTTCTCATCGCACATTTTCGGAATGGAAACAGACTCCCTTTTCTCATCGCGCTCCGTTGATGAAGAAAGCAGGTGAAATTCTGAAGAGCAAGAAAGAGGAATTCGCAAGAATGATGACCCTCGAAATGGGAAAAACGGTCGCGCAGGGGCACGCGGAAGTGGAGAAATGCTCATGGGTCTGCGATTACTATGCAGATCATGCGGAAAGGTTTCTCACGCCTGAAATTGTTCAGACTGATGCATCTAAAAGTTTCGTCGCTTTTCAGCCACTTGGAGTGGTGCTTGCGATCATGCCCTGGAATTTTCCTTTCTGGCAAGTATTTCGATTTGCCGCTCCCGCGCTAATGGCGGGAAATTCCGGACTTCTAAAACATGCTTCGAATGTTTCAGGATGCGCTCTGCAGATCGAACAGATATTTCGTGATGCAGGATTTCCGCCGGATCTGTTCCGCGCATTGCTTGTTGCGGGTTCGAGGGTTTCCGCCGTGATTGAACATCCACACGTAAAAGCTGTCACGCTTACCGGCAGCACACCGGCCGGAAAATCAGTCGCTGAAAAATCCGGATCTTTGTTGAAAAAAACTGTTTTGGAATTGGGCGGTAGCGATCCTTACATCATCCTGGAAGACGCAAACCTGGAATCAACGGTCGACACATGCGTTACCTCAAGGTTGATCAACGCAGGACAAAGTTGTATTGCGGCCAAACGATTTATCGTTGTTGAAAGTCTCCGCAAAAAATTTGAGGAGATGTTTGTTCAAAAGATGAGAGCGAAACGGATGGGCGACCCAATGGAGCCGGGCCTGGATCTGGGTCCACAGGCGAAAGAGGATCTTCGTAATGATCTGCACAAACAGGTGCAACAAAGCATTGAAATGGGCGCGCGCGTTTTGCTGGGCGCTCAACTTCCCGATGGGAAAGGCGCTTACTATCCGCCGACCGTGCTAACAGATGTGAAAAAAGGAATGCCCGCGCACGATGAAGAATTATTTGGTCCGGTGGCTGCCATCATTTCTGCAAAAGATGAAGAGGATGCCATCCGGATCGCAAACGATTCCCCGTTTGGTCTGGGCGCTGCAGTTTTTACTCAGGACATTGCTCGCGGCGAACGGATCGCTGCGGAGAAAATCGAAGCCGGTTGTTGTTTTGTGAATGCGTTTGTCAAATCGGATCCGCGGCTCCCCTTTGGCGGCATCAAAGAATCCGGCTACGGACGCGAGCTCTCACATTTCGGCATCCGCGAGTTTGTGAATATAAAAACAGTGTACATTAAGTAGGGGCAGGCCTTGTGCCTGCCCTTAAAGGGCGACCACAAGGGTCGCCCCTACGGTGGCGTACAGGTTGCGAGCGTTGCAAACGGATCCACTTCTTCTGTTTGCAGTTTCACGCGGCAGCGAACCCAAATGTCGTTTTCAATGATGAGAATTGTCCAATCTCCAGTCATTTTCGAGTGTGTTGCAAGAATGAGCCTTCCCGGAGATTCCGCCAGCACGTAGCCCTGATATTGACCAAGCCCTACGCGAGTTGTCGAGAAATCGCCATCAAAAGGCCCTTCCACAACGATCGGGCCTCCCGCCTTTGCGCGAGAGCTGATTTGAAAACGCAAATACGGAATTTCGATGTTCGGTTGAGCCTCCCTCGGTTGCTTCTCCCTCTGCAGCTCGGAGCTAACACCATCGCCCGTTTCCACTAATACATTAGCAGGAACCTGTATTTGATGTTTAGCGCGAACGATCTCATTTCCCCACGGGTCGTTCAATATAAGCTCAAACTGCTGCGGCAAATTCCATTTCTGCAGCGCTCCATCCGGGACCACCGGCGATCCAACCGCGGTAAGCAGATAGAGACTGGCACTCGATGCAGGCGTTGCCTGAATTCTGCCGGACACCGTCTCTCCCGGTTTGGCGCTTGCAGGAAAACTCATCACAAATGTACCCTCAGGCACAATGAGTCTTACAAGAGTGATCCCCTGCGATGTATGCGTGTCGCTTCGGAAACGGCCCGACTTCAAAAGGAACGGCCACAAACGCTTCATCGCCGAACGCAAGTTCTGCTGAAACGTTTGTGATTCGGAAGCTCCATACTTATAAAGGGTGCTCCGGATTTGAAGCAGTAATCCCAGTGAATTTGTTACTGCTCCGGCCTGCCATAAATCCCGAACCTGATTCATTTGCTTCCGCACTTTTTTCAGTGGCGCTTTGATCGATTTGTTCCTTGTAAGCTTTTCTGTGCTCGCAATTAATCTTTCGATGGACCTCAGTTCCAGAACCGACGTGTCTTGAGCATAAGAAAGGCTTGAGCAGCTGAAAAGAAAACAAAGCAAAACTACAAAGCGTTTCATAAAAGTCTCAAGGATATAGTTTGTAACGCCGGCATCCTGCCGGCAAGGTTTGGGCCGGAGGCCAGCGTTACAAAAAAAGCGGATTTAGCACGAGTTCAGACTTTCAAGTCTCGAGATGCTGAACCTTATTGTTCATTGTGCATGATTGTTTCAGCCATTCGTGTGGATTGTTCAGGATAAAGTTGCGCGAGAACGGAGCACATCTTGATCGCGGCATTTGGATCTGAGGCACAGGGAGCCAGCAACTTTTTGAGATTCTCCTTATCGTTTGCCACGGCCAGTGCGGCTGCAATTTCGGGAAGATGGATACTCCGGTCAATCATGATTTTCTCAGATGTCTGAATCGCCTTTGTTTCAACGCCTCGGCCGAACCGGACTTCACTGCCGCTTCGGCAGCTTGCAGAAACGTTTTCCTGGAAGCTTCCATTTGTCCCGCTTATGCTTGCATCACCGCGATTAGCCGAAGCCCATGAATCCGGTGCTCTTCATATTGAAGATTCTTGATGGATCTTTCCGCTTCCATGATATTCACAGAAGCAGATGCAGCGTCGCCGGCCTTCAATTGACAGCGAGCAACACCCAATAGGGCTTGAAGTCGATCGTACTCCCGTTGAATTTTGGCAGCAGCTTAATCTCTGACATCTTTTTCGCATATGCAAGGAGAGACTCTGCCATTGCTCCAGCATCATCATTCTTTGCAGCTCGCAGCAATTCGGACTGCAGTTCGTCAAGGGACCGATCCGAAAGCATCATTCCATAATTCCGCTATTTCATTAGTTCATTAGATATGGAAATTATCCCCCTTGTTACACGAGCTCGGTCACGTGGCTGGCGAATGGTCAATCTAGTGGTGATGCTCTGTTCCCTTTTTCTTTTTCATCTCCTCCATCTTCTGCATCATCATAGAGTTGAACTTTTCATATTGCTCGCTGTCCACCTCAAAGTTTGTGAACATGTAATTGGAGCCCTGACTATTCCAGTTCTGCGATGCATCGGTGTACTTGAACGCATCGGTTGTTCCTTGCTGGAATTCCGCGCGAATTGGGTCCGCTCCGGGTGCGTTACTGATCTTCGGAGTCCCACCAAGTCCGCCTTCCATTAAATGCGCGGAGAATGTTCCGACCTCTCCGATAGTGATTTGGTGAACGTTGCCATCGATTTTACGCGTAATCGGAACGTACAGAACCTTCACGTTGGCGGATGCCTTCGACATAATCATCCAGGAGATTTCTTCCAGCGCTTTTCGTTGCTCGGCATTCGCCTTTTCATCAATATAGGAGTAGTCAAATACCCAGTTTCCAAACGCATCCATCATTGCCTGGCCATCCGGACTTTGTCCCGTCCGGGCAAAAGCAAGACCATCCAGCGACGCATCTCCGTACTTGCCCTTGGTAATGAAATACACCAGTTGGCCACCACAATTCATATGGGTCGGCTTTGAACCAAACCAGCACGGACAAGCCGCGTTACACTTGCAGGCTTCTTCCAACTGCCCTGCTATTTTCCAATACACTTTCTTTGATTCGGCTGGTTTCTCTTCCGCCATCAACGAAACAGCGGCAAAAGCGACAACGACCGAGACAAATATCAACAGAACAAACTTGCAATATAGATTCATAGCGACCTCCTTTCTCTGTCTCAAGGATATAATAGAAATCTTGTTTTTTCGAACCAAATGCGACATTAAAGGGAGAGTTATGACAACTTCTATCAAACGAGCCTGGATTTTAGCGATTCTATTTTTTCCTTTGTATGTATTCTCAGATGCAAAGGTTCCATTCGCAAAGGAGAAGCAGATTGCTGTTGCTTCCGTAGAAGCCCATCAGAAGGATTTGATTGAAATGAGCGATCAGATCTGGCGTTTTGCGGAAACCGCTCTGCGTGAAACGAAATCCTCGAAAGTCCTTGCGGATTACGCCGAACAGGAAGGATTCAAAGTCGAAAGAGGTATTGCAGGAATGCCAACAGCGTTTGTTGCAACATTTGGCGAAGGCAAGCCAATTATCGGTATCCTGGGAGAGTTCGATGCCCTGCCCGGGATTTCGCAAAAAGCATCATCCCAAAAAGAGCCACTGGAAGCGGGGGCCGCCGGGCACGGATGCGGACACAATCTTTTCGGCGCGGCAAGTCTTGGAGCCGCAATTGCCATCAAAGAGTTGATCGAGGCAGGCAAGCTCAAAGGAACGGTCAGGTATTACGGAACGCCTGCCGAAGAAGCAATCGGCGGAAAAGCCTACATGGCGCGCGACGGCATGTTTCAGGATCTGGATATTTGTCTGGCGTGGCATCCATCGACCGAAACGGCGAGTGATACCGATAGCAGTCAGGCGATTGTAGATTTTGCAGTTGAATTCAAAGGCAAAGCTTCGCACGCAGCTTTCGATCCATGGAACGGACGCAGCGCGCTCGATGCTCTTGAAATTTTTACGCACGCACTCAATCTCATGCGGGAACACGTCAAACCAACGGTGCGCATGCATTATGTCATCCAGAAAGGCGGTGACGTGCCAAACGTAATTCCGGAATACAGCAGGCTCTGGTGCTGGGTTCGCGATTCGACGCGGACAGGCGTCGAACCCCTGCTAGAACGTGTGCGTAAAATCGCTGAAGGAGCGGCGCTAGCCGCTGGTGTCGAATCAAAATTCACGGTTCAAAGCGGATCCTATGAAATGCTCGTGAATTTCACAGGCCAGAAAACTTTATTCAATAATTTGCAATGGCTCGGACCGCTAAAATTCACCGAAGAAGAGCAACAATTTGCTCGCGCGATTCAAAAAGCAACGGGAGTTCCTGAAAAGGGTTTAACTTCAGATGTCAAAGCATTCAACGATCAACCTCGCGATCCACAAGGCGGTTCCACAGATGTTGGCGATGTCAGCTGGATCACACCGACGGTTCATCTTTCCGTTACCACAGCGCCCGCCGAAGCTCCCTGGCACGCATGGCCCGTTGTTGCCTGTGGCGGGATGTCCATCGGACACAAAGGACTGGTTTACGCAGCAAAAGCTCTCGCTGCAACCGCGGTGGATTTTTACCTGGATCCTACACAAAGGGAAAAAGTGCGGAAAGAATTCGCCGAACAAACAAAGGGCACAACTTATAAAGGATACGTTCCTGATGGTCCACCGCCGGTTCCGGAGGATGCAAAATGAAAGAAGTGAAGCGCATTTTAGATCAATTAAAACGTTCGTTCGAAGGAGAAGCATGGCACGGACCCTCTGTGCGCGAAGTGCTGGCGAACGTAAATGCTGAAAAGGCGCTGGCACATCCTGTCCCGGCGGCTCACAGCATCTGGGAAATCACTCTTCATGTTGCCGCGTGGCAGCATTATGTATGCAAGCGGTTGGAAGGCGACCCCTTCGAAGCCACACCCGAACAGGATTGGCCGCCGATCGCTTCCAAAGATGACGAGGGCTGGCAAAATTCATTGCAGAAACTGGAAGAAGGTTACCAAAAACTGGTTGCCGAAATTTCACGCCTGAGCGATCAGGATCTGGATGAAAAGGAAGTTCCCGGGAAACAATATAGTCTCTACTTCATGATTCATGGAGTCATTCAGCATAATCTGTTTCATGCAGGCCAGATCTCGTTGCTCAAACGAGCTTAATTTTTAACGCAGGGACGCAGAGAATAAAAAGAAATAAATATTTTTCTCTGTGTCTCTGCGACTCTGCGCCTCTGCGTTAAGCGCTCAGGAATTCGTGCAGTAAACGGTGGAAATGGTGGACGCCGTTTTCGCGTTTCACGGACAAACGGCCTTGCTGGTAACTTTCCGATTGCAGACCTCGCTGGACTTGCGTGCATAGCTCGATGTCTTCCTGCTGTATCTGATCGCTGAAACCAATCGATTGCTGCAACGACTCCCAGCCTTCCCCTGTCCCAGGACCAAGAAAAAACCATTCGAAAATCGTGAGAGTCTTGTCCACATCGACCGGTAAAATGATATTCGCTTGCAGATTGTCGGGATAAATATTGATCATGAAGTTCGGAAAGATCCAGTAGTACAACGCCCTGGATTCCGTTTCCGTTCGCACATATCTGCGGTCACGACCAAGCATCTCCCCTTCCTTTGCAGGACGTATCGGAGCATGCGAGGACGCGTAATAGCGAAAAGTATCGACTCTGTACTGTGCATAATCAATTTCTCTGAACAAACCGGGATGAGCCATCGGAATGTGATAACCCTCAAGATAATTATCGATGTAAACTTTCCAGTTACAGGGAACGATATAATCTCTTCGCTCGATAAACTGCATCCGATCCACTGGAAAACCTTCGCGCTGCACCTCCACTGGAATCTTCCCCAGAATTTCCGTAAAGGATGGCGCTTCCCCGCCGAGATTCACGAAAACATACGGACCCCATGTTTCCACGGGAAGATGCGGCAAACACACTTCTGACTGATTCCAATCCTGCACTCCTTCAAACTCCGGAGCAGCCAACAACTCGCCGTTCAGCGAATAGGTCCAGCCGTGATAAGGGCACTGAAGACTTTTGCGATTCCCTTTGCCGGAAGCCACCGGATGCGCGCGGTGCCGGCAAACATTCGAAAATGCTTGCAGTTTACCGTCTTGTGAGCGCGTGATCACCACCGGTTCCCCCTGCACTTCGAAAGCCAGATAATCACCCGGTCTCGAGACTTCGTTGATATGTCCGGCGGGCTGCCATGTTTTCCAGAAAATTTTTCTACGCTCTTCCTGTAAGAATTGCGGATCAGCATACCATCGCCGCGGGATTGTAGTTGCGCGCGATAAATCGTTGGTTACTTTATAATCCTTCAGATCCAACGGGAAACCTCCTCTTCAAGAAATCCGCAACTACCTGTTTCACATCGCGGTGTTCAACGTCCACGGCGTAGTTCATCTGTCTCATTTCCTTTTCGGTAATTTTTCCTCCGAGTTGATTGAGAGCTTCCCGCAAGCCTGGAAATCTTTTTAGAGTGTCTATTCTTACAACGGGCGCTGCCTGATAAGGAGGAAAATAATATCTATCATCTTCCAGCACAAACAGATCCAATTTCGCAATTAAGCCGTCCGTCGAATTTCCCGCGATGAAATCCACTTGTTTTTCAGCAACCGCTTTGTAAGTTAAGGTTAAATCCATGATTTTTGGCGTTTCGGCAAACTTTAAACCATACCTGTCAGAAAGTCCGGGAAAACCATCTTTCCGTTCCATGAATTCGTATCCAAAACCAGCTTTCCATTGCGGCGTATATTTTGCGCTTTCAGAAATCGTTTTAATCCCCAATCTGCGCGCATCCTCACCACGAATGATCATGGCAAATGTGTTGTTGAAACCAAGCGGAGATGTCCACTCGGCGCTAATCCCCCTATCACGATAAGCAGCTTTTGTTTCTGCAAGAACTTCTTTCGGATTATTTTTCGGTTCTCTTTTCAAAATGGCTGTATATGCAGTTCCCGTGTACTCGACGTAAACATCGATCTGCCCGGCGATGAGTGCGTTGTGACAGATGAATGTCCCGCCCAAATTCAATTTGCGTTCAACCGGAACCTTCAACGTCTGCTCAATGTGCTGCGACAACAGTTCACCCAGAATGACCTGTTCACTGAAATTCTTGGAAGCGACAACAAGTTCATCCTGCTTACTGCAAGAGAAGAGTACGAAGGCGAGAATTACGGATAAATATTTCACAAATTTTTACTCCAGCGTTTCTCGATTTTACCTAGACCAAAATCAACAGCTATTGCCAACAGCGCGGCCGGAACAGCGCCGGCTAGAATCAACGTATTGTTAACGGTGGAAAGTCCACG is a genomic window containing:
- a CDS encoding amidohydrolase, with the protein product MTTSIKRAWILAILFFPLYVFSDAKVPFAKEKQIAVASVEAHQKDLIEMSDQIWRFAETALRETKSSKVLADYAEQEGFKVERGIAGMPTAFVATFGEGKPIIGILGEFDALPGISQKASSQKEPLEAGAAGHGCGHNLFGAASLGAAIAIKELIEAGKLKGTVRYYGTPAEEAIGGKAYMARDGMFQDLDICLAWHPSTETASDTDSSQAIVDFAVEFKGKASHAAFDPWNGRSALDALEIFTHALNLMREHVKPTVRMHYVIQKGGDVPNVIPEYSRLWCWVRDSTRTGVEPLLERVRKIAEGAALAAGVESKFTVQSGSYEMLVNFTGQKTLFNNLQWLGPLKFTEEEQQFARAIQKATGVPEKGLTSDVKAFNDQPRDPQGGSTDVGDVSWITPTVHLSVTTAPAEAPWHAWPVVACGGMSIGHKGLVYAAKALAATAVDFYLDPTQREKVRKEFAEQTKGTTYKGYVPDGPPPVPEDAK
- a CDS encoding NAD-dependent succinate-semialdehyde dehydrogenase; translation: MPIESINPATGELIRSYPEMTPQQFNEIIESSHRTFSEWKQTPFSHRAPLMKKAGEILKSKKEEFARMMTLEMGKTVAQGHAEVEKCSWVCDYYADHAERFLTPEIVQTDASKSFVAFQPLGVVLAIMPWNFPFWQVFRFAAPALMAGNSGLLKHASNVSGCALQIEQIFRDAGFPPDLFRALLVAGSRVSAVIEHPHVKAVTLTGSTPAGKSVAEKSGSLLKKTVLELGGSDPYIILEDANLESTVDTCVTSRLINAGQSCIAAKRFIVVESLRKKFEEMFVQKMRAKRMGDPMEPGLDLGPQAKEDLRNDLHKQVQQSIEMGARVLLGAQLPDGKGAYYPPTVLTDVKKGMPAHDEELFGPVAAIISAKDEEDAIRIANDSPFGLGAAVFTQDIARGERIAAEKIEAGCCFVNAFVKSDPRLPFGGIKESGYGRELSHFGIREFVNIKTVYIK
- a CDS encoding DUF1326 domain-containing protein; this encodes MNLYCKFVLLIFVSVVVAFAAVSLMAEEKPAESKKVYWKIAGQLEEACKCNAACPCWFGSKPTHMNCGGQLVYFITKGKYGDASLDGLAFARTGQSPDGQAMMDAFGNWVFDYSYIDEKANAEQRKALEEISWMIMSKASANVKVLYVPITRKIDGNVHQITIGEVGTFSAHLMEGGLGGTPKISNAPGADPIRAEFQQGTTDAFKYTDASQNWNSQGSNYMFTNFEVDSEQYEKFNSMMMQKMEEMKKKKGTEHHH
- a CDS encoding DinB family protein, with the protein product MKEVKRILDQLKRSFEGEAWHGPSVREVLANVNAEKALAHPVPAAHSIWEITLHVAAWQHYVCKRLEGDPFEATPEQDWPPIASKDDEGWQNSLQKLEEGYQKLVAEISRLSDQDLDEKEVPGKQYSLYFMIHGVIQHNLFHAGQISLLKRA
- a CDS encoding Rieske 2Fe-2S domain-containing protein, with the protein product MDLKDYKVTNDLSRATTIPRRWYADPQFLQEERRKIFWKTWQPAGHINEVSRPGDYLAFEVQGEPVVITRSQDGKLQAFSNVCRHRAHPVASGKGNRKSLQCPYHGWTYSLNGELLAAPEFEGVQDWNQSEVCLPHLPVETWGPYVFVNLGGEAPSFTEILGKIPVEVQREGFPVDRMQFIERRDYIVPCNWKVYIDNYLEGYHIPMAHPGLFREIDYAQYRVDTFRYYASSHAPIRPAKEGEMLGRDRRYVRTETESRALYYWIFPNFMINIYPDNLQANIILPVDVDKTLTIFEWFFLGPGTGEGWESLQQSIGFSDQIQQEDIELCTQVQRGLQSESYQQGRLSVKRENGVHHFHRLLHEFLSA